A genomic stretch from Solenopsis invicta isolate M01_SB chromosome 15, UNIL_Sinv_3.0, whole genome shotgun sequence includes:
- the LOC105195570 gene encoding anaphase-promoting complex subunit 1 isoform X2, whose translation MIAASEPVEYKPGGREIILKHPGSLISQQLSNNRTKETWLVRSNKLCGEEELYYSGKVAVHCKGNQTTQVLKATYTCETDIKHALWCTFHTSIPDHLTKSKEYEANKSIDKSIECICLLDSYTLKVFTENGEDYVSALQFQVSAVWPTKYGIILEKSQVPLTDSRYVSFENSRLPAQHDNNLPVAFSLLHPLDEICPLLIKHGPVSYMNESSQQIIFTSSEPSFAVIYDTKTGLHSVYKIRKASAEECQLVCGTNDTTSLCNHSTNVSPLNVGSNLSANKSNNKGPLSPFLLGVPSIQISNTTISLGLSNTPFGSRTTSYSTNSGGPSPQQQQHSRSQSSMAAISRCQSPTHSMAMSPLLGPAVNPNIYHSRLHQTVTVTGLNQTHSPAASYNSIRLKDIPTASKPLYPEICLEHVWTENVGVSKDTCGRASKVFLTSDFVGQNYLGYLIPNRSQLCLVRLEKTNKQQQIIFGMVTSIVAKDAVNLSNLHMIAIVDLSNGITLYTGVTCVGKLHISGMLSNFTGNNYFLSTSNPKLESPFFPRRSSLISQNCTASHEIKFEEALHLLSPVGGNCARPPILLENSLLDTNFLTLKETVGNEIIVECGNKQYFRITLPVSSTSPLVTKCLYTLRNVLQRDLAMQLLVKWYGARNAPGPQDFSPAQEWELFLIVLFTLLGYDVEKLHLIRNNEKDQLTERNSPMMLPKKQKTSNCGSTDDWLYIFNSNEYKNSRTFVSNVLKGRKIFSLPSATSQGAAESSNVGKINVQAILFPHFPLILFSLHLLYEELKLNSIMLESLPLLGQLLYQLSVDLKFELYAHHYFLDSPSLSYLKTMRSQISDSDLQKIAIPSYMPRKPPRIFETLNSMLDDTDITAFPYLSHVNSRTRNIVYLTALVVNENCVDIVEMEKYVKLIVPAGNRIDLQENGSKSDKEILKKLEKPTTDRIILLYHEMDMKKEDLETLPPAVSLMIRDVMHRCRENPPSNWPTHAYELIDRQDLAVLDKHLKPSSRLQYTDGEMRDYGIKDEQDDGMEFDDMILKLRFSKDHRVAEVRRLLNSSKPMRIAIVQRSNVSDHEFIEEQEKHLLTLCTRTMALPVARGMFTLRTSTPMITEQLPIPRLCLTGKAPPRGTTVELTHIDVPPNMNLWPLFHNGVAAGLCIHPDAANIDSTWIVYNKQQQGEYGVEHSGFLMALGLNGHLKNLAPLSTYEYLADCHEATSVGLLLGLSATHRGTMNVSMTKLLSLHVETLLPPTSIELNVQQNIQVAALMGVGLVYQGTAHRHISHALLSEIGRPPGPEMKNCVDRESYSLAAGLALGLVILGCGGGTDVPASIPDTLHYYMVGGHIRPFSGAQKEKYKSPSYQIREGDSINIDVTSPGATIALGLMYFNTGNRAVAEWMQPPDTQYLLEFVRPDFLLLRVLAKSLILWDDIEPTKSWVSSHVPNIVYKYRLQKPTPEVTQNVDLETINQAYCNIIAGACMALGLRYAGTANKNAFKTLYNYAQMFTALSHKTIAELAGKSTVETCLNVVLLSTAVVMAGTGNLDIMRICRHIRTRVGPASGVVTYGSHLATHMALGLIFLGGGKYTLSNSPNAVAALIISLFPKFPTHSNDNRYHLQALRHLYVLAAEPRIILPRDIDTGQYCYATIHLTFENDKEADGQEISLQAPCLLPQLRSLKKIELKDSRYWKITFVKPDNWQQLKNMLERHDFLSIKQRAGCLSYLEDPHGFRSLVAQTLTTENAIAWAARPEHVTSFTNDKTVLNIVTYFLQWSKKGIIRPESIKYSSQNDVQCKMPEFEQYFLHIFAIIVYECITKDKVNLIPLWLHIIKSIKIIEEQPNSFAIWQIKLLSSQLSRNSFTNDENPLLSIESMLAIKQKTAIILDKWEHDMKSMFKEYLTNGMVQADAASLAKMCAYFIFYGIPYPIDDKSICKSPQIYTFFLVDKDIFFIFRIYFLGNLLATPQCSNISIVTLYKLRKILQTV comes from the exons ATGATCGCCGCCTCAGAACCGGTG gagtACAAGCCAGGTGGCCGAGAAATAATCTTAAAGCATCCTGGATCCTTGATCAGTCAGCAGCTGTCTAATAATCGAACG AAAGAGACATGGTTGGTACGCAGTAATAAATTATGTGGGGAGGAAGAGTTATATTATTCAGGAAAGGTAGCAGTTCACTGTAAGGGCAATCAAACCACTCAAGTGCTTAAAGCAACCTATACGTGTGAGACAGATATTAAGCATGCACTTTGGTGTACCTTTCATACTAGTATCCCAGATCACTTAACCAAGAGTAAAGAATATGAAGCTAACAAATCCATCGACAAATCTATAGAATGTATATGTTTGCTTGACTCTTATACTCTTAAGGTTTTTACAGAAAATGGCGAAGACTATGTTTCCGCCTTACAATTTCAG GTTTCCGCTGTATGGCCAACAAAATATGGGATTATACTTGAAAAATCTCAAGTCCCACTTACAGATTCAAg atatgtaTCATTTGAAAACAGCAGATTACCGGCGCAGCACGATAATAATTTACCAGTAGCCTTTTCCTTATTGCATCCATTAGATGAAATTTGCCCTCTACTTATTAAGCATG gacCTGTATCATATATGAACGAGTCGAGTCAGCAGATTATATTTACTAGCTCAGAACCATCCTTTGCAGTGATATATGATACGAAGACAGGTTTGCATTCGGTTTATAAAATTCGCAAGGCATCAGCTGAGGAGTGCCAATTAGTTTGTGGAACTAATGATACAACAAGTTTATGCAATCATTCGACAAATGTATCGCCATTAAACGTCGGTAGCAATTTATCCGCCAACAAAAGCAACAATAAGGGTCCTTTAAGTCCCTTTCTTCTTG GAGTTCCAAGTATACAAATAAGCAACACCACTATAAGTTTAGGATTGTCTAATACTCCATTTGGATCACGAACGACCTCTTACAGTACCAATTCAGGTGGACCATCACCTCAACAACAGCAACATTCACGTTCACAAAGCTCGATGGCTGCTATTTCTCGTTGTCAATCGCCTACACACTCGATGGCTATGTCTCCTCTGCTCGGACCAGCTGTAAATCCAAATATCTATCACAGCAGATTACATCAAACAGTCACAGTGACTGGATTGAATCAAACGCATAGTCCGGCTGCCAGTTACAACAGCATCAGATTGAAAGACATTCCAACTGCGAGTAAACCTCTATATCCTGAAATTTGTCTTGAACATGTGTGGACGGAGAACGTTGGTGTGTCGAAAGATACCTGTGGTCGTGCATCTAAAGTTTTTTTGACATCAGATTTTGTTGGACAAAATTATCTGGGCTATCTAATTCCGAATCGTTCGCAATTATGCTTGGTGAGATTGGAAAAGACCAACAAGCAACAACAGATTATTTTCGGAATGGTGACAAGCATCGTAGCTAAGGATGCTGTGAATTTATCGAATTTGCATATGATAGCAATTGTAGATCTATCAAATGGCATAACGTTGTATACGGGAGTTACATGCGTCGGCAAGTTACATATATCCGGCATGCTCTCGAATTTTACAGgcaataattactttttatcgaCCAGCAATCCCAAGCTTGAATCTCCATTTTTTCCTAGACGAAGCTCCTTGATTTCTCAGAACTGTACGGCCTCGCACGAAATTAAATTCGAGGAAGCTTTACATTTGTTGAGTCCCGTAGGTGGTAACTGTGCTCGTCCGCCGATACTATTGGAAAATTCATTATTGGATACAAATTTTCTCACTTTGAAAGAAACTGTAGGTAATGAGATAATCGTGGAGTGCggaaataaacaatatttccGTATAACGTTACCTGTTTCTAGTACGTCGCCTTTAg ttactaaatgtttatatacattACGAAATGTTCTTCAAAGAGATTTGGCGATGCAATTGTTGGTTAAATGGTATGGCGCCAGAAATGCCCCAGGCCCGCAAGACTTTTCACCAGCACAAGAGTGGGAGCTTTTTCTTATAGTTCTGTTTACGTTACTGGGATATGATGTGGAAAAATTGCATCTAATACGAAACAACGAGAAGGATCAGCTTACGGAACGTAACAGTCCTATGATGCTACCCAAAAAGCAAAAGACTAGCAATTGTGGATCCACAGATGATTGGctatacatatttaattcaaaCGAGTATAAAAATTCTCGAACTTTTGTTTCAAATGTACTGAAAGGTCGGAAAATATTCAGCTTACCAAGTGCTACGTCTCAGGGTGCTGCAGAATCAAGCAACGTTGGCAAAATAAATGTACAGGCCATTCTGTTTCCACATTTTCCGctcattttattttctcttcatCTGTTGTACgaagaattaaaattgaacaGCATTATGTTAGAAAGTCTGCCATTGCTCGGGCAGCTGCTGTATCAATTAAGCGTAGATCTGAAGTTCGAATTGTATGCTCATCATTACTTTCTTGACTCACCGTCATTGTCCTATTTGAAAACCATGAGGTCTCAAATCAGCGACTCGGACTTACAAAAAATAGCAATTCCAAGTTACATGCCTCGGAAACCACCACGCATATTTGAAACGTTAAACAGTATGTTGGACGATACGGACATAACTGCATTTCCATATTTGAGTCATGTTAATTCAAGAACGAGAAACATAGTATATCTAACAGCGCTTGTAGTAAATGAAAATTGTGTTGACATAGTAGAAATGGAAAAGTATGTGAAGTTAATTGTACCTGCTGGAAATCGTATTGATCTTCAAGAAAACGGAAGCAAATCTGACAAAGAGATACTGAAAAAGTTGGAAAAACCTACCACGGATaggataatattattataccaTGAGATGG ATATGAAAAAAGAAGATCTCGAAACATTGCCGCCTGCGGTATCTTTAATGATAAGAGATGTTATGCATAGATGTAGAGAAAATCCACCATCAAATTGGCCTACGCATGCGTACGAACTAATAGATCGTCAAGATCTGGCCGTGTTGGATAAGCATTTGAAACCATCATCGAGGTTACAATATACTGATGGTGAAATGAGGGATTATGGGATAAAAGATGAACAAGACGACGGCATGGAATTTGATGATATG atATTAAAGTTACGATTTAGTAAGGATCATAGAGTTGCCGAGGTGCGAAGATTGCTTAATTCCTCAAAACCAATGAGGATAGCGATAGTTCAAAGATCAAACGTAAGCGATCATGAGTTTATAGAAGAGCAAGAGAAACACCTGCTCACATTATGTACGAGAACAATGGCATTACCCGTAGCTAGAGGCATGTTTACACTGAGAACTTCCACTCCGATGATTACGGAGCAATTGCCCATTCCGAGATTGTGTCTGACTG GCAAGGCACCGCCTCGTGGAACTACTGTCGAATTAACTCACATCGACGTTCCGCCAAACATGAATTTGTGGCCACTGTTTCATAATGGTGTAGCTGCGGGTCTGTGTATTCATCCAGATGCTGCGAACATTGATTCGACATGGATAGTGTATAATAAACAACAGCAGGGTGAATACGGGGTAGAACATTCGGGATTTCTGATGGCTCTTGGTTTAAATGGACATCTGAAAAACTTGGCTCCTTTAAGTACGTACGAATATCTAGCCGATTGTCACGAGGCTACCAGCGTCGGACTTTTGCTGGGTTTATCAGCGACACATCGTGGTACGATGAACGTGTCTATGACCAAATTACTATCGTTGCACGTAGAAACACTTTTACCACCGACAAGTATCGAATTAAATGTACAACAGAATATTCAAGTTGCAGCGTTAATGGGAGTTGGCCTTGTATATCAAGGAACTGCGCACAGACATATCTCGCATGCTTTATTATCTGAAATTG gTAGGCCACCAGGACCTGAAATGAAGAATTGCGTAGATCGCGAATCGTATTCCTTGGCAGCAGGACTTGCATTAGGTTTGGTCATACTCGGATGTGGTGGCGGAACGGATGTACCTGCGAGCATACCTGATACTTTGCACTATTACATGGTTGGTGGACACATAAGACCTTTCTCCGGGGCacagaaagaaaaatacaaatctCCTAg TTATCAGATACGCGAAGGTGACTCGATAAATATCGACGTAACGAGTCCGGGAGCAACGATAGCTTTAGGATTAATGTATTTCAATACTGGAAATCGTGCAGTGGCCGAATGGATGCAGCCCCCTGACAcgcaatatttattagagtttgtGAGACCAGATTTCTTACTGTTAAGAGTGCTCGCCAAATCGCTGATTTTGTGGGACGATATCGAGCCGACCAAGTCATGGGTTTCTAGTCATGTGccgaatattgtttataaatatagattGCAGAAGCCTACGCCGGAAGTCACACAGAACGTGGATTTGGAAACTATCAA CCAAGCTTATTGCAACATTATAGCGGGTGCTTGTATGGCACTGGGATTGAGATACGCAGGCACCGCTAATAAGAACGCTTTCAAGACCTTGTATAATTACGCTCAGATGTTCACGGCGTTGTCTCACAAAACCATAGCCGAGTTAGCTGGCAAGTCCACTGTTGAAACATGTCTGAATGTCGTTCTGCTTTCAACCGCGGTGGTGATGGCGGGTACCGGCAATTTAGAC ATTATGAGGATATGCAGACATATACGCACTCGCGTGGGACCTGCCAGTGGCGTAGTCACATACGGTTCTCATCTGGCGACTCACATGGCTCTTGGTCTCATTTTCTTGGGTGGTGGAAAATATACACTCTCTAACAGCCCGAATGCAGTGGCGGCTCTTATAATTTCACTTTTCCCAAAGTTTCCGACTCACAGTAACGACAACAG gTATCATTTACAAGCATTGCGTCACTTATACGTATTAGCAGCTGAACCGCGTATTATTTTACCGAGAGACATAGATACTGGTCAATATTGTTACGCGACGATACATTTAACATTCGAAAACGACAAAGAAGCTGATGGACAAGAGATCAGTTTACAAGCGCCATGCTTGTTACCACAGTTACGTAGCTTAAAGAAGATCGAATTAAAAGATTCCAGATATTggaaaattacatttgtaaaacCTGACAACTGGCAGCAACTGAAAAATATGCTAGAGAGACACGATTTCCTAAGCATCAAGCAGAGAGCTGGTTGTTTATCGTATCTGGAAGATCCTCAT gGTTTTAGAAGCTTAGTAGCCCAAACTCTAACGACGGAAAATGCAATCGCATGGGCTGCACGGCCAGAACATGTCACATCATTTACAAACGACAAGACTGTATTGAACATAGTGACATACTTTTTGCAATGGTCTAAAAAAGGAATAATTCGTCCCGAAAGTATCAAGTATTCATCGCAAAACG ATGTACAATGCAAAATGCCAGAATTCGAGCAATACTTTCTTCATATATTCGCAATAATTGTATACGAATGTATTACGAAAGATAAAGTAAATCTTATACCGTTATGGCtgcatataattaaaagtataaaaattattgaggAGCAACCAAACAGCTTTGCGATATGGCAAATAAAACTTCTTTCGTCGCAATTGTCAAGAAATAGTTTCACAAATGATGAAAATCCATTACTCAGCATAGAAAGTATGCTCGCAATTAAACAGAAAACAGCGATTATTCTGGATAAATGGGAGCACG ATATGAAATCTATGTTTAAAGAATATCTTACGAATGGAATGGTACAGGCTGATGCTGCATCTTTGGCTAAGATGTGtgcgtattttatattttatggcATACCATATCCAATCGACGACAAATCAATCTGTAAGTCTCCAcagatatatacattttttttggtGGATAAggatatcttttttattttccgtatttattttttagggaATTTGCTTGCGACACCGCAGTGTTCTAATATATCAATTGTTACATTGTATAAATTACGCAAGATTTTACAGACAGTTTAA